A single Syngnathus acus chromosome 8, fSynAcu1.2, whole genome shotgun sequence DNA region contains:
- the gga1 gene encoding ADP-ribosylation factor-binding protein GGA1 isoform X1: MAAPPDSESLESRINRATNPLNRETDWSSINAFCEQLNNDLEGPQLATRLLAHKIQSPQEWEAMQALVVLESCMKNCGKRFHSEVGKFRFLNELIKVVSPKYLGSRSPEPVKKKVLELIYSWTLGLPDESKIIDAYQMLKKQGIIKQDPQLPPDKLPNHPPPRPKNAVFEDEEKSKMLSRLLNSSHPEDLKAANKLIKEMVQEDQRRTEKVTKRVGAIQEVKESITLLTQLLQDYDANTTNQSNAELIQDLYQRCEKMRPTLFRLASDTEDNDEALAEILQANDSLTHVINLYKQQVKGEIVNSNNALNAQKQTVGTALLDLSGLDTSPQSPPSFPELPTPTDSLNATSQETGISLLDDELMSLGLSEGTHTSNPPSQPEDSTAWDSFQSSDSIDADTPAAPSLLLSPEPSSHSHPVSPASAPKGSVLDELDLLGKTLLQQSLPPEGLQFKWDKQQVKPTLRDLQSKSGSTIPPNRIPLFSSDRPALPLPSEPTTFDMSPACPETASAELSLADVFVPLESIKPSSLLPVTVFDGHSLRVLCHFARDSAPSRPDVQVAIISMLSSAPVPVTNININISAQKSMGVKLQPPSGSDLPPFNPILPTAAVTQIMLLANPNKEKVQLQYRLSFTLGDQVHNESGSLENWPASDTWGNL, translated from the exons ATGGCTGCTCCTCCCGATTCGGAGAGTTTGGAGTCTCGCATCA ACAGAGCAACCAATCCACTGAATAGGGAGACTGACTGGAGCAGCATCAATGCCTTCTGTGAACAGCTCAATAATGATTTGGAGGG GCCTCAGCTGGCTACCAGGTTGTTGGCCCACAAGATCCAATCTCCACAGGAGTGGGAGGCCATGCAGGCACTTGTG GTTCTGGAGTCGTGTATGAAAAACTGTGGGAAACGCTTTCACAGTGAAGTAGGCAAGTTCCGCTTTCTCAATGAGCTCATCAAAGTGGTTTCGCCAAAG TACCTGGGTTCGCGCTCACCGGAGCCAGTGAAGAAGAAGGTCTTGGAGTTGATCTACAGCTGGACGTTAGGCTTGCCCGATGAGTCCAAAATCATAGACGCCTATCAGATGCTAAAGAAACAAG gtATTATCAAACAAGATCCACAACTGCCTCCCGATAAACTACCCAATCATCCACCACCCAGACCAAAAAATGCTGTATttgaagatgaagaaaagTCTAAA ATGTTGTCTCGCCTGCTGAACAGCTCGCATCCCGAAGACTTGAAGGCCGCCAATAAGCTCATCAAGGAAATGGTCCAAGAG GATCAGAGACGAACAGAGAAGGTGACCAAGCGGGTGGGTGCCATCCAGGAGGTCAAGGAGAGCATCACTTTGCTGACTCAGCTTCTGCAGGACTACGATGCCAACACTACAAATCAGAGTAACGCTGAGCTCATACAG GACCTTTACCAGCGCTGCGAAAAAATGCGACCCACACTATTCAGATTGGCAAGCGATACGGAGGATAATGATGAAGCTTTAG CGGAGATCTTGCAGGCCAACGACAGCCTGACCCATGTCATCAATTTGTACAAGCAGCAGGTGAAAGGGGAGATTGTGAACAGCAACAATGCATTAAACGCACAAAAGCAGACAG TGGGGACAGCACTGCTGGATCTGTCTGGCTTGGACACATCGCCCCAGTCTCCCCCATCCTTCCCAGAACTCCCTACTCCAACAGACAGCCTCAATGCAACCTCGCAGGAAACCGGCATCTCCCTACTTGATGATGAGCTCATGTCGCTTG GTTTAAGTGAAGGAACACACACCTCGAACCCTCCCTCCCAGCCCGAGGACTCCACAGCTTGGGACTCCTTCCAG TCATCTGACAGTATCGATGCAGACACCCCAGCAGCACCTAGTCTTCTCCTGAGTCCGGAACCTTCCTCCCACTCGCACCCAGTCTCTCCCGCCTCTGCTCCCAAAGGCTCAGTCCTGGATGAACTCGATTTATTAGGAAAGACGCTGCTGCAGCAATCTCTTCCTCCCGAAGGCCTACAGTTCAAATg GGACAAACAGCAGGTCAAACCAACTCTGAGAGATCTACAGAGCAAGTCGGGGTCTACTATTCCCCCCAACCGCATCCCGCTCTTCAGCTCAGACCGCCCCGCGCTGCCCCTCCCCTCTGAGCCCACCACATTTGACATGTCCCCCGCATGCCCAGAGACTGCATCTGCTGAGCTTTCCCTGGCTGATGTCTTTGTGCCTCTAGAATCCATTAAACCTA GTAGTCTGCTGCCTGTGACTGTCTTCGATGGACACAGCCTGCGGGTCCTTTGCCACTTTGCCCGTGATTCGGCACCATCTCGCCCCGACGTGCAGGTGGCCATCATCTCCATGCTGTCCTCCGCTCCCGTGCCTGTCACCAACATAAACATAAACATCTCTGCTCAGAAG TCAATGGGAGTAAAGTTGCAGCCACCATCTGGAAGCGATTTGCCACCGTTCAATCCCATCCTTCCTACTGCTGCTGTCACACAGATCATGCTACTGGCAAACCCAAACAAG GAGAAAGTTCAACTGCAGTACAGATTGAGCTTCACCTTGGGCGACCAGGTGCACAACGAGAGTGGCAGTCTTGAAAACTGGCCTGCTTCAGACACTTGGGGGAACCTATAG
- the LOC119126045 gene encoding MICAL-like protein 1 isoform X2, producing the protein MKSSATHDTMAPRKALLKWCVQTCTTYPQVEISNLSTSFRDGLAFCAIIHKHRPDLIDFSFLSRANIYENNQLAFEVAETKLGIPAFLVPKDLLATEVPDYLSVITYLSQFYHYFSGLSHAGPSSLKSSSHITSSNKHSGSPPSSEDDRYSNKSLHNACRFCMKPVHLIQRRVIRGEIWHRSCFRCKVCHGTLAAGFYVPEKKTGCFICSDHITDNNFEIEQTVQYESSETQSSMSRETSPQPAPEYVDEGSDGNDGSLSLLARTEETKTDEPSEFSSLQVTGESKQLASKEESVSLLAAGTQLSQTASSTSENVEETTNSAERKDEKKIEATPKSSSPYAQVPAESKQVAPQQIAQSHSSPFSSQMMGSKNPVKTNHPWLGIIHPGPWTQLPPVQSPGPPTHAKRGPNGQVYWYRPRVPPPNPFGEDLDEEDVVKTELQPKDTHGGHTAQLGCLDLTSANLTQKKNPSPVLTRSLSVPAVKSTKLPFGVTEDNKSNKVFEEKDHCDAKAEIPKSKTCQALTSGRAAAPGHGFPLVKRKVQADQYASAADLQVEKSQVTKQLEALEEKGVELERNIRECQNDEEEEGLVTEWLSLTHERQILMRRDTELVYLTKQQSLEERQADVEYELRRLLNKPESVWSREDRSQEQSLMAELLGIIEQRNQIVSILDQDRKREREEDVLSEGNKNQGLQKEDLKELRKSKGKFKPSKVFKMNRKSERSKNSVDKNS; encoded by the exons ATGAAGTCCAGTGCCACCCATGACACGATGGCACCGAGGAAAGCCTTGCTCAAATGGTGTGTTCAAACCTGCACCACCTACCCACAAGTGGAAATCAGCAATTTATCCACCTCGTTCCGAGATGGACTTGCGTTTTGTGCAATCATCCACAAACACCGCCCGGATCTCAT AGATTTCAGCTTCCTCTCCAGAGCTAATATTTACGAAAACAACCAACTG GCCTTTGAGGTTGCAGAGACAAAACTCGGCATCCCCGCTTTCCTGGTCCCCAAAGATTTGCTTGCCACCGAGGTGCCTGACTATTTGAGCGTCATCACTTACCTTTCCCAATTTTACCACTACTTCAGCGGGCTATCTCACG CAGGTCCTTCCAGTTTGAAGTCATCATCACACATCACTTCATCAAACAAG CATTCGGGTTCTCCGCCCTCCAGCGAAGACGATCGTTATTCTAACAAAAGTCTCCACAATGCATGTCGCTTTTGTATGAAACCCGTTCATCTTATTCAGAGACGAGTGATCCGAGGCGAGATCTGGCATCGCAGTTGTTTCAG aTGCAAAGTGTGCCATGGCACCCTTGCAGCAGGCTTTTATGTTCCAGAAAAGAAGACTGGTTGTTTCATCTGCTCTGATCACATAACAGATAACAACTTTGAG ATCGAGCAAACAGTACAATATGAGTCATCGGAAACGCAGAGTAGCATGTCAAGAGAAACGTCTCCTCAACCTGCTCCGGAATACGTCGACGAGGGAAGCGATGGTAACGATGGATCGCTATCGCTTTTGGCAAGAACGGAAGAGACAAAAACTGACGAGCCCTCGGAATTCTCGTCACTGCAAGTGACCGGAGAAAGTAAACAGCTGGCTTCCAAAGAGGAGTCGGTTTCTCTCCTTGCAGCCGGGACTCAACTTTCccaaacagcaagcagcaCCTCAG AAAACGTTGAGGAGACGACCAATAGTGCTGAGCGGAAGGACGAGAAAAAAATTGAAGCGACGCCAAAGTCGTCCTCGCCTTATGCACAAGTACCTGCAGAGAGTAAACAGGTGGCACCTCAACAGATCGCTCAAAGTCACTCTTCTCCTTTTTCATCACAAAT GATGGGTTCGAAAAATCCAGTGAAAACCAACCATCCATGGTTGGGCATCATCCATCCCGGACCTTGGACACAACTACCTCCTGTTCAGTCCCCGGGACCCCCCACGCATGCCAAACGTGGTCCAAACGGACAGGTGTACTGGTACAGACCGAGAGTGCCTCCTCCCAATCCTTTCGGTGAGGACCTGGATGAGGAAGATGTCGTCAAAACGGAGTTACAGCCTAAAGACACTCATGGTGGACACACCGCTCAACTTGGTTGCTTAGATTTAACGAGCGCTAAtctcacacagaaaaaaaatcctagtcCTGTTTTGACAAGAAGTCTTTCTGTGCCAGCTGTTAAGTCTACTAAGTTGCCTTTTGGGGTGACGGAggacaataaatcaaataag GTTTTCGAAGAGAAGGACCATTGTGATGCAAAAGCAGAAATACCCAAATCCAAAACATGCCAGGCCCTCACATCTGGACGAGCCGCTGCCCCCGGACACGGCTTCCCGCTTGTTAAAAGGAAG GTGCAGGCAGACCAGTACGCTTCTGCTGCAGATCTGCAGGTGGAAAAAAGCCAAGTGACAAAACAGCTGGAGGCATTGGAGGAAAAAGGCGTAGAATTGGAGAGAAATATCAGAGAGTGCCAGAATG atgaagaggaagaaggtCTCGTGACTGAATGGCTTTCTCTTACCCACGAAAGGCAAATTCTGATGCGACGAGATACTGAGCTGGTTTATTT GACGAAGCAGCAAAGTTTGGAAGAAAGGCAAGCAGATGTTGAGTATGAGCTTAGACGTCTCCTCAATAAACCGG AGAGCGTGTGGAGTCGAGAAGATCGAAGTCAAGAGCAAAGCCTGATGGCCGAGCTGCTTGGCATCATCGAGCAGAGGAACCAGATCGTCAGCATTTTAGATCAAGATAGGAAGAG GGAGCGAGAAGAAGATGTACTTTCGGAAGGAAATAAGAACCAAG GGCTCCAGAAAGAAGATTTGAAAGAGCTGAGGAAGTCAAAAGGAAAATTCAAGCCCTCAAAGGTTTTTAAGATGAACCGGAAAAGCGAGCGCAGCAAAAACTCTGTGGACAAAAATAGCTGA
- the gga1 gene encoding ADP-ribosylation factor-binding protein GGA1 isoform X2 produces MAAPPDSESLESRINRATNPLNRETDWSSINAFCEQLNNDLEGPQLATRLLAHKIQSPQEWEAMQALVVLESCMKNCGKRFHSEVGKFRFLNELIKVVSPKYLGSRSPEPVKKKVLELIYSWTLGLPDESKIIDAYQMLKKQGIIKQDPQLPPDKLPNHPPPRPKNAVFEDEEKSKMLSRLLNSSHPEDLKAANKLIKEMVQEDQRRTEKVTKRVGAIQEVKESITLLTQLLQDYDANTTNQSNAELIQDLYQRCEKMRPTLFRLASDTEDNDEALAEILQANDSLTHVINLYKQQVKGEIVNSNNALNAQKQTALLDLSGLDTSPQSPPSFPELPTPTDSLNATSQETGISLLDDELMSLGLSEGTHTSNPPSQPEDSTAWDSFQSSDSIDADTPAAPSLLLSPEPSSHSHPVSPASAPKGSVLDELDLLGKTLLQQSLPPEGLQFKWDKQQVKPTLRDLQSKSGSTIPPNRIPLFSSDRPALPLPSEPTTFDMSPACPETASAELSLADVFVPLESIKPSSLLPVTVFDGHSLRVLCHFARDSAPSRPDVQVAIISMLSSAPVPVTNININISAQKSMGVKLQPPSGSDLPPFNPILPTAAVTQIMLLANPNKEKVQLQYRLSFTLGDQVHNESGSLENWPASDTWGNL; encoded by the exons ATGGCTGCTCCTCCCGATTCGGAGAGTTTGGAGTCTCGCATCA ACAGAGCAACCAATCCACTGAATAGGGAGACTGACTGGAGCAGCATCAATGCCTTCTGTGAACAGCTCAATAATGATTTGGAGGG GCCTCAGCTGGCTACCAGGTTGTTGGCCCACAAGATCCAATCTCCACAGGAGTGGGAGGCCATGCAGGCACTTGTG GTTCTGGAGTCGTGTATGAAAAACTGTGGGAAACGCTTTCACAGTGAAGTAGGCAAGTTCCGCTTTCTCAATGAGCTCATCAAAGTGGTTTCGCCAAAG TACCTGGGTTCGCGCTCACCGGAGCCAGTGAAGAAGAAGGTCTTGGAGTTGATCTACAGCTGGACGTTAGGCTTGCCCGATGAGTCCAAAATCATAGACGCCTATCAGATGCTAAAGAAACAAG gtATTATCAAACAAGATCCACAACTGCCTCCCGATAAACTACCCAATCATCCACCACCCAGACCAAAAAATGCTGTATttgaagatgaagaaaagTCTAAA ATGTTGTCTCGCCTGCTGAACAGCTCGCATCCCGAAGACTTGAAGGCCGCCAATAAGCTCATCAAGGAAATGGTCCAAGAG GATCAGAGACGAACAGAGAAGGTGACCAAGCGGGTGGGTGCCATCCAGGAGGTCAAGGAGAGCATCACTTTGCTGACTCAGCTTCTGCAGGACTACGATGCCAACACTACAAATCAGAGTAACGCTGAGCTCATACAG GACCTTTACCAGCGCTGCGAAAAAATGCGACCCACACTATTCAGATTGGCAAGCGATACGGAGGATAATGATGAAGCTTTAG CGGAGATCTTGCAGGCCAACGACAGCCTGACCCATGTCATCAATTTGTACAAGCAGCAGGTGAAAGGGGAGATTGTGAACAGCAACAATGCATTAAACGCACAAAAGCAGACAG CACTGCTGGATCTGTCTGGCTTGGACACATCGCCCCAGTCTCCCCCATCCTTCCCAGAACTCCCTACTCCAACAGACAGCCTCAATGCAACCTCGCAGGAAACCGGCATCTCCCTACTTGATGATGAGCTCATGTCGCTTG GTTTAAGTGAAGGAACACACACCTCGAACCCTCCCTCCCAGCCCGAGGACTCCACAGCTTGGGACTCCTTCCAG TCATCTGACAGTATCGATGCAGACACCCCAGCAGCACCTAGTCTTCTCCTGAGTCCGGAACCTTCCTCCCACTCGCACCCAGTCTCTCCCGCCTCTGCTCCCAAAGGCTCAGTCCTGGATGAACTCGATTTATTAGGAAAGACGCTGCTGCAGCAATCTCTTCCTCCCGAAGGCCTACAGTTCAAATg GGACAAACAGCAGGTCAAACCAACTCTGAGAGATCTACAGAGCAAGTCGGGGTCTACTATTCCCCCCAACCGCATCCCGCTCTTCAGCTCAGACCGCCCCGCGCTGCCCCTCCCCTCTGAGCCCACCACATTTGACATGTCCCCCGCATGCCCAGAGACTGCATCTGCTGAGCTTTCCCTGGCTGATGTCTTTGTGCCTCTAGAATCCATTAAACCTA GTAGTCTGCTGCCTGTGACTGTCTTCGATGGACACAGCCTGCGGGTCCTTTGCCACTTTGCCCGTGATTCGGCACCATCTCGCCCCGACGTGCAGGTGGCCATCATCTCCATGCTGTCCTCCGCTCCCGTGCCTGTCACCAACATAAACATAAACATCTCTGCTCAGAAG TCAATGGGAGTAAAGTTGCAGCCACCATCTGGAAGCGATTTGCCACCGTTCAATCCCATCCTTCCTACTGCTGCTGTCACACAGATCATGCTACTGGCAAACCCAAACAAG GAGAAAGTTCAACTGCAGTACAGATTGAGCTTCACCTTGGGCGACCAGGTGCACAACGAGAGTGGCAGTCTTGAAAACTGGCCTGCTTCAGACACTTGGGGGAACCTATAG
- the LOC119126045 gene encoding MICAL-like protein 1 isoform X1, protein MKSSATHDTMAPRKALLKWCVQTCTTYPQVEISNLSTSFRDGLAFCAIIHKHRPDLIDFSFLSRANIYENNQLAFEVAETKLGIPAFLVPKDLLATEVPDYLSVITYLSQFYHYFSGLSHAGPSSLKSSSHITSSNKHSGSPPSSEDDRYSNKSLHNACRFCMKPVHLIQRRVIRGEIWHRSCFRCKVCHGTLAAGFYVPEKKTGCFICSDHITDNNFEVQEECLSLGGLTLINVPQYSEATRSHDRLLYKPPQIEQTVQYESSETQSSMSRETSPQPAPEYVDEGSDGNDGSLSLLARTEETKTDEPSEFSSLQVTGESKQLASKEESVSLLAAGTQLSQTASSTSENVEETTNSAERKDEKKIEATPKSSSPYAQVPAESKQVAPQQIAQSHSSPFSSQMMGSKNPVKTNHPWLGIIHPGPWTQLPPVQSPGPPTHAKRGPNGQVYWYRPRVPPPNPFGEDLDEEDVVKTELQPKDTHGGHTAQLGCLDLTSANLTQKKNPSPVLTRSLSVPAVKSTKLPFGVTEDNKSNKVFEEKDHCDAKAEIPKSKTCQALTSGRAAAPGHGFPLVKRKVQADQYASAADLQVEKSQVTKQLEALEEKGVELERNIRECQNDEEEEGLVTEWLSLTHERQILMRRDTELVYLTKQQSLEERQADVEYELRRLLNKPESVWSREDRSQEQSLMAELLGIIEQRNQIVSILDQDRKREREEDVLSEGNKNQGLQKEDLKELRKSKGKFKPSKVFKMNRKSERSKNSVDKNS, encoded by the exons ATGAAGTCCAGTGCCACCCATGACACGATGGCACCGAGGAAAGCCTTGCTCAAATGGTGTGTTCAAACCTGCACCACCTACCCACAAGTGGAAATCAGCAATTTATCCACCTCGTTCCGAGATGGACTTGCGTTTTGTGCAATCATCCACAAACACCGCCCGGATCTCAT AGATTTCAGCTTCCTCTCCAGAGCTAATATTTACGAAAACAACCAACTG GCCTTTGAGGTTGCAGAGACAAAACTCGGCATCCCCGCTTTCCTGGTCCCCAAAGATTTGCTTGCCACCGAGGTGCCTGACTATTTGAGCGTCATCACTTACCTTTCCCAATTTTACCACTACTTCAGCGGGCTATCTCACG CAGGTCCTTCCAGTTTGAAGTCATCATCACACATCACTTCATCAAACAAG CATTCGGGTTCTCCGCCCTCCAGCGAAGACGATCGTTATTCTAACAAAAGTCTCCACAATGCATGTCGCTTTTGTATGAAACCCGTTCATCTTATTCAGAGACGAGTGATCCGAGGCGAGATCTGGCATCGCAGTTGTTTCAG aTGCAAAGTGTGCCATGGCACCCTTGCAGCAGGCTTTTATGTTCCAGAAAAGAAGACTGGTTGTTTCATCTGCTCTGATCACATAACAGATAACAACTTTGAGGTACAGGAAGAGTGCCTGTCTCTTGGCGGATTGACGCTCATCAACGTTCCTCAGTATTCTGAGGCAACAAGGTCACATGACAGACTGCTTTATAAACCACCGCAGATCGAGCAAACAGTACAATATGAGTCATCGGAAACGCAGAGTAGCATGTCAAGAGAAACGTCTCCTCAACCTGCTCCGGAATACGTCGACGAGGGAAGCGATGGTAACGATGGATCGCTATCGCTTTTGGCAAGAACGGAAGAGACAAAAACTGACGAGCCCTCGGAATTCTCGTCACTGCAAGTGACCGGAGAAAGTAAACAGCTGGCTTCCAAAGAGGAGTCGGTTTCTCTCCTTGCAGCCGGGACTCAACTTTCccaaacagcaagcagcaCCTCAG AAAACGTTGAGGAGACGACCAATAGTGCTGAGCGGAAGGACGAGAAAAAAATTGAAGCGACGCCAAAGTCGTCCTCGCCTTATGCACAAGTACCTGCAGAGAGTAAACAGGTGGCACCTCAACAGATCGCTCAAAGTCACTCTTCTCCTTTTTCATCACAAAT GATGGGTTCGAAAAATCCAGTGAAAACCAACCATCCATGGTTGGGCATCATCCATCCCGGACCTTGGACACAACTACCTCCTGTTCAGTCCCCGGGACCCCCCACGCATGCCAAACGTGGTCCAAACGGACAGGTGTACTGGTACAGACCGAGAGTGCCTCCTCCCAATCCTTTCGGTGAGGACCTGGATGAGGAAGATGTCGTCAAAACGGAGTTACAGCCTAAAGACACTCATGGTGGACACACCGCTCAACTTGGTTGCTTAGATTTAACGAGCGCTAAtctcacacagaaaaaaaatcctagtcCTGTTTTGACAAGAAGTCTTTCTGTGCCAGCTGTTAAGTCTACTAAGTTGCCTTTTGGGGTGACGGAggacaataaatcaaataag GTTTTCGAAGAGAAGGACCATTGTGATGCAAAAGCAGAAATACCCAAATCCAAAACATGCCAGGCCCTCACATCTGGACGAGCCGCTGCCCCCGGACACGGCTTCCCGCTTGTTAAAAGGAAG GTGCAGGCAGACCAGTACGCTTCTGCTGCAGATCTGCAGGTGGAAAAAAGCCAAGTGACAAAACAGCTGGAGGCATTGGAGGAAAAAGGCGTAGAATTGGAGAGAAATATCAGAGAGTGCCAGAATG atgaagaggaagaaggtCTCGTGACTGAATGGCTTTCTCTTACCCACGAAAGGCAAATTCTGATGCGACGAGATACTGAGCTGGTTTATTT GACGAAGCAGCAAAGTTTGGAAGAAAGGCAAGCAGATGTTGAGTATGAGCTTAGACGTCTCCTCAATAAACCGG AGAGCGTGTGGAGTCGAGAAGATCGAAGTCAAGAGCAAAGCCTGATGGCCGAGCTGCTTGGCATCATCGAGCAGAGGAACCAGATCGTCAGCATTTTAGATCAAGATAGGAAGAG GGAGCGAGAAGAAGATGTACTTTCGGAAGGAAATAAGAACCAAG GGCTCCAGAAAGAAGATTTGAAAGAGCTGAGGAAGTCAAAAGGAAAATTCAAGCCCTCAAAGGTTTTTAAGATGAACCGGAAAAGCGAGCGCAGCAAAAACTCTGTGGACAAAAATAGCTGA
- the polr2f gene encoding DNA-directed RNA polymerases I, II, and III subunit RPABC2, whose amino-acid sequence MSDNEDNFDDGDFDDAEEDEELDDLENPEDEDQENVQIVPAGEGHQANQKRITTSYMTKYERARVLGTRALEIAMCAPVMVELEGETDPLQIAMKELKCGKIPLIIRRYLPDGSYEDWGCDELIIND is encoded by the exons ATGTCGGACAACGAAGATAA TTTCGATGACGGAGATTTTGATGATGCCGAAGAGGATGAAGAATTAGATGACTTGGAAAACCCAGAAGAT GAAGATCAAGAGAATGTACAAATCGTACCAGCCGGCGAGGGCCACCAGGCCAACCAGAAGAGGATAACGACATCATACATGACAAAATATGAGCGAGCCAGAGTTTTGGGAACAAGAGCTCTCGAGATAGC GATGTGCGCACCCGTCATGGTGGAACTGGAAGGAGAAACGGACCCCTTACAAATTGCCATGAAAGAGCTCAA GTGCGGAAAGATCCCCCTCATCATCCGCCGATACCTTCCAGATGGGAGTTATGAAGACTGGGGCTGTGATGAGCTCATCATTAATGATTAA